CCTCTTTGAGGGAAGAGTAGATGTCCTCAACcctcctcgttacagtccgTCGCGAGAGGGGCACGTTCTCAAAAGCTCCCTTTTTCTCCGGGCATATTAGGGCAGCAGAGTCCAGCAGACACTCCTTAATAAACTCCCCGTCAGAAAACGGTTTACTTTTTCTGGGATATGACATAACTTGTCTTGACAGCTGCATCTCTGGATGTGCAACGTTTAGTAAAAAGTCCTTGTTGGTTTTGCAGCTTAGCTAGCAAAGCATCCGACTCCTTTGCGCGCTCTTGTTCAGACACGTTCTTGTATTTCTCCTCGTGTTTGGTCACATAGTGGCGGTTCAAATTGTAATCCTTGAACACGGCGACCTGTACACCACAAACTAAGCACACGGCTTTACCTTTGACTTCTGTAAATAGATATTTAGCAGTCCATGTCTTGTTGAAAACGCGGCATTCGGTATCGATTTTTCTTTTGCTGCCGTGGGCTGACATGTTGAGGGCTAGCTTAGCATACCAGAATCACATGTAGCTGTTTAGCGTAGTCACGTAGTTACGTAGTCACGCATGTGCGTGACTACGTAAATAAAaaaaccttttcaaaataaaagcacacagcCGTATTGCGTGCACAGCATAAATAggcctatttttttatttatgttctaaTTTACTTGACCTCACGCGGGCCAGGCAGGGACAGCCAACGGGCCGGATGTGGCCCGCGGGCCGTAAAATGCCCAGGTCTGTCCTAGAGGGTCCCAGCTGACATCTGGTGAGAAGCGTGGTGCATCTCGGACAAGTTGCCAGTCAACCACAGGGCTGACGCATTCACACCTATGGACACCTAACCTGTaatctttggactgtgggaggaaataCGCAGCACCCGGAGAAAAACACACCAGCAAGGAACAtccaaactccacacagaaggttTGAACACTTAATGTGCTTTTGATTTACTTTCTTGTCTTGTCAAAGTACTGAAGATCTTTTCTTCATTTGCTTAtctgcactactaacttttttactgcctttttactaacatgtttttacactatggaactgtgatgctggaaatttccctcgggattaataaagttgctatctatctatctatctatctatctatctatctatctatctatctatgttgAGTTCTCAAGTTGCAGTGTATTGGGCTCCTTCAGACACCATAAAAATCCCTGCACAGAAACCTTTATATGTTTGAATaccaataataaaatattcaatttaatcCTCAAAATCACcataaataaattgataaattgtcatttgaacacattttcacaaaatgcacacaaatgtgattatcacaaaaattatattttgcacatgtgatgtgttttcaaGCCCTCACCATAATGTTCACATCATTATGCAATGTATAAAGCTATGGCATACATTTAAACTGTTTTCATCAAAATAATGGAAAAGTAAAATCTTCTGTAGTTGGAAAATGACTCAAATGCTCTCATTAGGTCCGTTTAAATGGCATCCTAAACATCCAGAAAGATCTCCTTTATGATGAGGCAGCTCATAACTTTACTGTGTTTATCATATTTAACTCAGAGGACAATAAAATGAAGTCAATGTCAGTGTAGAATATTTCAAACCGTTTATTCAGCTTTTCACAAAAGATACAATTATAATAATCCTCCTGAACATCTACATTGACTCTATATACTTATCAACACATTATCGACACAATAAAAATATCTCACCACAcagaaaatacagtatataaatcacaaaattaaATCACTTCAACAAACCAAATTTCAACAAAGTAAATCCTGTAGGAAATAAATAATCCTTATTGCACCGGCCTCTTGTTTTGAAAAAATCCCTGATACCCTAAAACAGTATGGCATGTGTCTTATTTTAATATGACTTCACATCTGTCAAGCAGCAGTGTAATGTTCTTGTCAGTCTAGTCTAGTGTCATATATGTTGACGTTGGCAGATACAGTGTTGAGCTCAAGTTTATTGATGGTTTTCTTGCAGCAGCATCTTTGGATTAATTTGCACAAAGCATATCCTGGGATCAAAAGACTGGGAAGTCCAGCCAGGAGGAAGATAATGACGTAGACCCAGCCGGGATAAGATAATGGCTCCAACACCGGGAAGTTTTCCTGTAGACATGACAAGAAAACAGTTAAAGAATTATGAAATTATACATTGtctaaaaaacaaatatgataATTTGGAGGAATGTAGGTAACAACAGTTGTGAAACATACCGAGCTTGGATTCCAGGTGATGTATGTCAGATTGGCATTGACTTTGGTGACAAAGTAAAACACAAAGATGACCAAGACGATCAAAGGGCTGATCACTCTCCATGTGGCCTGCCAGAAGATGTTGGGTTTGTGTCCAATCATGAACTCAATATCTTCGTTAAACCTGTCAAAGAAAGTAGATCTGACTCAGGACTCTGTTGTTATGTTGCAATATTTGTTTGTATAACTTGATTTAAGAGAGGTATAATCAAGTTGGCACATACATACAACAATGTAACttcattttataaatattttattattattaaaaaatagtattaatattgttattaatgaaaacaatgatATCAATAATTTTATTAGCATtcttatatttttaaattattatttgttattaattaaatttttcaaattaatgttttgtttagaattatgtaattgttttgtaaaaACATTCAGATGCATAtcattttaaacacaaaaaaacccaATGTAactacatttcatttatttttatttttttttgggggggggggagtatttctaattattacaattattattaattataataatatcaatGATTGTATCagtattatattttgtattttattaatgtattattattatatttatttattattttcaaattgttttagtttttttattcagtttttgtttaaaattctgtaattgttttgttaataatttctgatgcatatctttaaaattttgatcattttgataaaaaaacataatttttttattgtggGGGGtgggtatttattattattaaaattattattaatattgttattaataatataaattctatccatatttttctttgtattatttcattaattaattgtattattattattatttttttaattagggttttgttttaaattatgcaattgttttattaataatttcaaatgcatatctttaaaataaatacatttttatcacCAAAAACCTGTAACTACATTTCAGCTACTCATTATGGTAAAATATGCTTAGCAACCATCTGTTTGAGTTGTCTTAACCACTTACCTATCCATTCCATACAGGTAGGCAACACCAACCATCTCACAGAAGGCGATGATGAGCAGAGGGATGGAGCCTGCGAAGCTGTCAAAGAGTGCTAACCAGTAATTACCGGACCCCAGAGCAAAGATGAGCGCGATCAAGAAGGATGAGAGGCACACAATTCCTAAAatccaaagaaaaacaacacaaaataagtTATTGACACCCCTTAGTCCAATGTAGAAATGtgagtactgtactgtactgagaTCATTTACCTGTGAGCGCCTCTTTAGGCCACTTCTCAGGAAAGATCTTTAGATCCTGCAGGGGAACCACGACTCCCTCCACACTTCCAAACATGGTGGAAAGCCCGAGACAGAAGAgcatgatgaagaagaggacgGACCAGATGGGTGAAACAGGCATCTTTGTGATGGCTTCTGTGAACACGATAAAAGCCAGACCCGTTCCCTCCACTCCCTGGAAAACAAGTGCAAAATCAGCCGCAACACTCAGGGGGCTTGTTTACTGAATAAAAAAATGCCTCCAAAAATAATCCTACATCACTGAGAAAAGTCCTTAGGTTGCAGGTGCTGAGGTCCAGCCCCTGAATGACCTGTGACCCTGAGATCGTGCTGTTGAGCTTTTGCAGAATTTCGTCATAGTTGCTCTCTGTGACGGCCCCCTCAGTGAGATCAAATGCATTCAGCAGCATCATGATGTTTCTGAAAGAAGAAATTTGGGAACATGAGTGACTTTTGCCTTGATAAACTCAAATAAATTGACATAATGTTCCATGCACATACCCATTAACGCAGGCATCAAACTGCTCTGTTGCTCGGAAGCCAATAATTGAGTAGATGACGGTGGCAGCGTAGATAGAAGTACAGCCATTAATAATGGAGATGATGACAGCATCTTGCTCACAATTGTtgctagaaaaaaaaagtatagaaatatatagttttatcatacatgtttgcaatgttttttttttgcattaaatagaatataatatcaTGCTACTTTATTCTGTTTATCTCAGCTGATAAGATTAGATGCCATGTAGTTACATGTACTTACTGAATAGGGTTGTAGCTGGAGAATGAGATGAGACCTCCGAAGGCCAGGGAGAAGGAGTAAAACACCTGGGCTCCTGCATCCAACCACGTTGCCGGGTTCACCAGCTCATCTAGCTGGAAACCAATAATAATATCATCAGTAGTGTTACGTCTTCCATGCTAATAGCAGGGAGAAAGTAATTAAGTGATTTCTATACTAACATCTGGTGTGAAGAGGAACTTGATTCCATCCACAGATCCTTTCAGAGTCAGTCCTCTGATGAGGAAGATGGTGAGGACCACGTATGGCAGAGTGGAGGTGATGTATACAGCCTGAGAGAAAGGATCAATTtgtatcattttaaaataacatgATATTATCTTTGAAAGACTGGTATGGTTTCTGTAAGAAACAAAACATGATATTGCTCAAATTTAGCGCTTacttgacaaaaaaagtctaaagTCTAAAACAAGTGAAAATTATCTTGGTAAGATTTCTGGAAATAAGATGTGATATTTAGGCCTttcaagattaaaaaaaaaaaaaaaaaagatcttgaaATTAGCTGGGAAACTCATTTTGAGCTATATTTCACTAGTATTTACTTAAGATATTCAAGATGCATTGTCTTAAAACATCCCTATATCTCACTGAAATGTTACTTGTTAGGTGACTGTGTCTTATATTAGGTGTTATGAGATATTTTTACTAGTAattagacaaatatgcttgGTAAGATTTTGCATTATTGCAGTTTGTAAGTAGCCTCCCCCAATTTAAAAGCTGGGGTTTGAAAcagtttgggaaatacacttattttctttctttccgaGAGTGAAATGAGCGGATTAATCAATCAAATGTCTGTTTGTTAAGTACAATGCTGGAGTCACGACGTCTTTAAACTTAACTTCTTTACTTTACTACTTAACCTTTAGACTATCTTATAGGAAGCAAGGGAAAAACAGCTGTTGTTAGGTTGTGCCTGTACAGAGATCCATACCAAAACCTGCCACCTACAGGAGGCTATATGGCCTTTTTTtcactttggacagagccaagcGAGCTGTTTTCCTCCTGCCTATATGCTACGCTAGGCTAAACATGTCCTCTAGTGCCATACGTGATGCACAGACTCTTGGAGAGAACCCAATCAAACATTGTAACATTGGAGTGTTTACAGTATACACATTATCATGCCAAGGTGGTGACCGCCACTGCTAACCTTATTCAGACCATTTCAATCTAGCCAACctaatttttgttttgtcaccTATTAGAGCAGTTTGTTAACAAGTGAAAGCAcatacaaaccaaaaaaaagcaaaagcccTTTTAGACCAGCTGAATTGATTCAGTTTTAGTGATTGTGGATTTTGTTGCCATTTACCACCGGTTCACGTAGCATGAGATATCGTCACAGTGAGAATTCTCAGATCACTACGTGCTCGTAATCATGGTATAGAATTGATCTGGAATAGACCTTTTACCCAGGGCCTCGGTGCTGTGCATGCTGGTTTATTGGGTTATTGGAACACTTAATGGAGCTGAGCCATCATTTACAGTAGTTACACCCACTATTTTCCTGCTTTGACAAGCCAGAATATCGGCTGTGAAAAAGTTCTATAACATATTGATATGCCTTACCTTGCCTGTGGTCTCTATCCCTCTAATGCAACAAATATAGAGTACACTCCAAGCAGCAATCAAACACAGCACCATCCACCAATGCAGACTTCCAGCGTCTTCTATAGTCTCTGAGGTGTTCAATGTCTCTCTGTACCAGAAGTAGTCCACTGGAGAGCTGCGTTTGCACTCTGACACGAGATCTACAGAATAGGGGGAAATCAAATTGTTTGAATGGATCGTAAAATGTtagacttaaagggatagtttgggtgttttgaagtggggtttgtatggggtacttatccatagtaggtgtattgcTTACAGTAAATGACGGTCGACTTGCCCCCAGCATCGAAAAACaaacaggagtaccgacaccagagcaaagcaatacaatgCTGTGGACAGGcacggcagaaaaacatattttagagtCACCTAAACAAAatgatatccgtttaagtgtaagctatatttagaatatttacagaCGGCAAACTGAACTGTAAGTGAAGCGTATCTATACTGGTTTTGTcaactttcagttcagttctccgtcagaaaggagaaggaagggctgtctgacagcaagataaagtggtgaaaatattctaaatatagtgtacacttaaacggatataaaacattttttggtgGCGacaatacgtttttctgccgtccccatccacagcactgtattgctttgctccggtgttggtactcctgtctgtttctccaaactggggtcgtgccgaccgtcatctactgaaagtaatacactgactatggataagtacctcatacaaccccacttcaaaacacccaaactatccctttaaagcaaagacattttttttttttaaatagtgaCGTGCCTGTGAGATTGTCATTGAGAGGACACTGGCTCCACGGCAGCGGGCTCTGGAAAGAGTTGAAGAAGTACCACATCACCCAGGCGATGATGGTGTTGTAGTACATGCCCACTAAGAATGAGACAGTCATGGAGGCAATACCTGTAACGGAAGTAACAAAACTGAAGGTTTTAATGGACGTCCATAGTAGTGCAAAGCGTACATGAGGATTTTTACCAATAACCGTACTGACAAGAGCTGGTTAAGACAAGTGCATCCAACCAAAAAGCAAAGCAAGACTTTAATATTTGACTAAAATTCACTCATGCATGCACACTCACCAACTCCAGTCAAGTAGGGGTTAATAGAAGCCCAACACCCTACACTGCCCTTTCTGAGGCGTTGGCCGATGGCAAACTCCAGGTACAGCAACGGGATCCCCTCCAGGACGAGCAGGATAAGAAAAGGGATCATAAAAGCACCTGGGGACATACCAACATTTAGATAACTGGAGATATAAAAGAGGTGTGGGTGTTAGAGCATATAGATACACTTTGTTTACTGTAACCATGCGCGAACATTATATATTCTTTACAACACCTCATCAACACATAAAAACAGTAGATAATTTCAGCATAAAATAAGCACTTTTTTATCAGTCACTATCTGCATAATTGTCCTCCCAATTCATTTTATACAGTTATTAATCTGTCAAAACTTCAACATCTTGTGAAACTATTGGCAGACACAACTACACATACAAACAAGAAGGGATTGAGCTTTTATTGTCTTCATTATCAGGGCTTAAAGTTCACTCTGCTATCTAGTGGGGCAGTAATCCGGACTAATAATCAGGACTTTTTCCAGATAGAAGACATCCACAACAGCTGATAGGAAAAAAGCTGAATCACGCATCAAATTCTGAGCCTTGTGAATAATCGCTTTGAATTATTGTGTCATTTTGACATATTGTGGCCTATAGAGGGATATTAAATCCAACTACAGATTGTTACGTGTGCCTCTGAAGCGCTCAGTAGTAATACGAGCTAAATGTTAACTACTTGAGATTAATATTCAGTCTCTTCTGAACGGCAGCTCACGCTCAACCTTGACATCAGAGGCACAGAGATTGTTGGGAAATCGGATTTCCACAAGGTTTTCAGCTGATCTCAGCATTATCTTGAAAGTTTACAGCAAgttaaacattataaataatcTTTTACCTCAGCTGGCCCAATGTACCACAACTTCTGTATCTTATCATCTTTAGCCTGTACTATCTCATTTACGGTATGTCTATGTGTTCTGTTTGCATCTTCAAAATGTTGGCTTTTAAAAATCTAGAAAACTGCTTTGTAAGCTTAACTATCATATGTACTATTTAAAATAATCTTTGCTGTTTTAGCTTATTTTACCACTGGTGGGTGAGCTTTGAGTTTCTGTGGGTGGTGGCCTATTTGCCTGCACGGCCATGGTGGGTAATGCTACTCATGCTAACGACCTGTTGCTTTATCTATATATTCCAAATAAATCTGAATAATAGATAAGAGGAGATTAATGGACGGGTCATTCGGCaacatttatgtttatatttcaaatatttataacAAATGGCTTAAGGTCCTttatataacataaacaaagaataatgcacaaatacttttttttatatttattgagCTTTTTCTGgtacatgttttcatttttaccATGTCCCCGGTGCAAAGTAATCAACTTCTCCAAGAACTATAatccataaaattataaaattctccaaaatattatttaattaatttaaaggcCATGTTAAGCTCTCTCTGattagatataaagatatagttatttatttatttatttttaacattttaatcatTTACTGTGTCCCTGAAGTAATTTTCTACCCCGTTAGTTTGTAGTTTCTcgccccctaaaaaagactacaATTCCATTGAGGCCACTTTCAGGAAGTGACAATTTTTTGGGAAGGAACCATGGAGGAAACTCAAATGAGTATAGTAGGGTGAGCATAaactttcatgtcttttttttttttcatgtttgatGATGTTAATCGGTTTGTCACACTCTTAAAGTTCCATGTTCGACTAAATTATGAACAAAATTGGtaataacagtaacagaatattattcctgtatgtactgtactggCATCTTTGCTGCTCCGGTTGATAAATGATCTGAGTGTTTGCTGACTTGAGATATGCTTGTTTGTCTGATAAATGATAGTGATATCAGAGCACCTCTCACCTCAGCACAAGGCCATGTTTATGTTTACATGTAATCATTATCGCGCCCCTCACTTTGTGGGGGTAAAGTTCAAGGAATATTATAAAACACTTCTTTTACAATTCATAAAGTCCATTTTCCAGTAGTCATTATTTCTTCACTCCAGCCACATTGGTGTCTTAAAACTTCCAGGCATGAAAATGACGCATCAGTGGTTCTTCGCTGTAAAGTGGATATTATAGCTTTGCACAGCTTTCCTTCACCTCTACGAGTTAATATTTAACTTTAATCACTCTAAGTGCAGATATTAAGCTCATTGTGATGCATTATGGTTTTATAGTGCCACTTTGAATATTGGTTTGCTCAATAAGTATTTCTTTGGGTTTTATAATTTCAGCTCACACCAGAATCCCGTCTCTTTAACAAAAAATACCTACACCTAACCAAAGACCAAAgaccatttaatttaattttaggactAGCCAATCAACACTTAAAACATATAAACCAATACAGTATAATTTATAATTTGTGTATTCACCAGACAAAATGTAAAAGTATCACAAtcattgtatttcattttatttatttattattattattttcatttttacacaaagtcattataatataatgtattttttttaaatttttatttaaagacaCTTCTTTCTACTTTTTTTGCAAATACTTTTCAGATTCCACTATAGGTGCATTCATTTC
This Sebastes fasciatus isolate fSebFas1 chromosome 17, fSebFas1.pri, whole genome shotgun sequence DNA region includes the following protein-coding sequences:
- the LOC141754483 gene encoding sodium-dependent neutral amino acid transporter B(0)AT1-like yields the protein MKWPKLPNPGLDNRIPSHADLERMEKEEAGDRPKWDNKTQYLLTCVGFCVGLGNVWRFPYLCQSHGGGAFMIPFLILLVLEGIPLLYLEFAIGQRLRKGSVGCWASINPYLTGVGIASMTVSFLVGMYYNTIIAWVMWYFFNSFQSPLPWSQCPLNDNLTDLVSECKRSSPVDYFWYRETLNTSETIEDAGSLHWWMVLCLIAAWSVLYICCIRGIETTGKAVYITSTLPYVVLTIFLIRGLTLKGSVDGIKFLFTPDLDELVNPATWLDAGAQVFYSFSLAFGGLISFSSYNPIHNNCEQDAVIISIINGCTSIYAATVIYSIIGFRATEQFDACVNGNIMMLLNAFDLTEGAVTESNYDEILQKLNSTISGSQVIQGLDLSTCNLRTFLSDGVEGTGLAFIVFTEAITKMPVSPIWSVLFFIMLFCLGLSTMFGSVEGVVVPLQDLKIFPEKWPKEALTGIVCLSSFLIALIFALGSGNYWLALFDSFAGSIPLLIIAFCEMVGVAYLYGMDRFNEDIEFMIGHKPNIFWQATWRVISPLIVLVIFVFYFVTKVNANLTYITWNPSSENFPVLEPLSYPGWVYVIIFLLAGLPSLLIPGYALCKLIQRCCCKKTINKLELNTVSANVNIYDTRLD